A single Anopheles arabiensis isolate DONGOLA chromosome 2, AaraD3, whole genome shotgun sequence DNA region contains:
- the LOC120893965 gene encoding neither inactivation nor afterpotential protein G has product MGCLKKLVLASLVTTALCCGALLALWIWLGVEIIPNQIRDPRLLQDRSFDYIIVGAGTAGCVLANRLSENPNVTVLLVEAGDTFGAASIIPLISTAMQGTKYDWAFRTTPQKYSSHGLGNNQQLLPRGKGLGGSGQINYMLHFTGIREDFDRWERLGARDWSWHAMKPYLDKLNRPVDGEREDEDETSECNQQLTGEELYETNNHYASILSDSDKHGASITFCSRKPTQIHPTAEGLHITEVDTRDSLLAKVFTEAPLELGSEYLFKPARYTIRNGIRWSSYHAYLRPAFRRPNLTILTSTSVAKVLFDETNRTRGILVQQATGNGPNAQSVTIAAKQEVILSAGALHTPQLLKLSGIGPKLELKRHGIALVHDSPHVGNNYFDHLNLPLFVSINATASVTMDKVLSVDTISQYLQHGQGVLATTAIAGIGSPRGGRFGIILFGMGSVDEQALRHVSNMKQDTFRAFFPSYQNTSQEGFLFLSTCHQPASRGAIFLRDRHIDSEPFFNPNYLKDRTDIECMIEAIRLAARTVRTAAFRRIGAHLHWPNVKRCSNFGPPVDGSQEEPSDRFLECILRTSALTGHHPGGTAAIGLHNEAVVDNQLRVNGVKGLRVVDASIFPAPVSGTPNSVVIAVAEKGSDIILQGAGD; this is encoded by the exons ATGGGTTGCCTGAAGAAACTGGTGCTTGCTTCACTCGTGACGACCGCACTGTGTTGTGGTGCATTGCTTGCGCTGTGGATATGGCTCGGTGTGGAAATCATTCCCAATCAAATCCGCGATCCACGCCTACTGCAAGATCGTTCGTTCGATTACATTATCG TCGGTGCTGGAACTGCGGGATGTGTGTTGGCCAATCGGCTGTCCGAAAATCCGAACGTAaccgtgctgctggtggaagctGGTGATACGTTTGGGGCCGCTTCCATCATCCCCCTGATCAGCACGGCCATGCAGGGTACGAAGTACGATTGGGCATTCCGGACGACACCACAGAAATACTCCTCCCATGGTCTAGGGAACAAT CAACAACTGCTACCACGCGGCAAAGGACTGGGCGGCTCGGGACAAATTAACTACATGTTGCATTTTACGGGCATACGGGAGGATTTTGACCGTTGGGAGCGGCTAGGTGCACGTGATTGGAGCTGGCACGCGATGAAACCTTATCTGGATAAGCTGAACCGTCCGGTGGATGGTGAACGGGAGGACGAGGATGAGACGAGTGAATGCAATCAGCAACTGACTGGCGAAGAGCTGTATGAG ACCAACAACCACTACGCCTCAATTCTATCGGACAGTGACAAGCATGGTGCAAGCATTACCTTTTGTTCGAGAAAACCTACCCAAATCCACCCAACAGCGGAAGGTTTGCACATAACCGAGGTGGACACGCGGGACTCGCTACTAGCGAAAGTGTTCACCGAGGCACCGCTAGAGCTTGGCTCGGAGTATCTTTTCAAACCCGCCCGGTACACCATCCGGAACGGAATCCGTTGGAGTAGCTACCATGCTTACCTTCGTCCCGCCTTCCGACGACCCAATCTGACCATTCTTACCTCCACGTCCGTTGCAAAGGTTCTGTTCGATgaaaccaatcgaacgagGGGCATCCTCGTGCAGCAAGCCACTGGAAACGGTCCCAATGCACAATCAGTCACCATTGCCGCTAAGCAGGAGGTGATTCTCAGCGCAGGGGCACTGCATACACCGCAGCTGCTGAAACTGTCCGGCATTGGGCCGAAACTGGAGCTCAAGCGACACGGTATCGCTCTGGTGCACGATTCCCCGCACGTGGGCAACAACTATTTCGATCACCTCAATCTACCACTGTTCGTCAGCATCAACGCCACGGCCAGCGTAACGATGGATAAGGTCCTTTCGGTGGATACGATCAGCCAGTACCTCCAGCACGGTCAGGGTGTGCTGGCCACGACCGCCATCGCCGGCATTGGTAGCCCTCGCGGTGGTCGGTTCGGTATCATCCTCTTCGGGATGGGCAGTGTCGACGAGCAAGCGTTGCGCCACGTGTCGAACATGAAGCAGGACACGTTTCGAGCGTTTTTCCCCTCCTACCAAAACACCAGCCAGGAGGGTTTCCTGTTTCTGAGCACCTGCCATCAACCGGCCAGTCGGGGTGCAATTTTTCTCCGCGATCGACACATCGACAGTGAACCGTTCTTCAATCCCAACTATCTGAAGGATCGGACCGACATCGAGTGTATGATCGAGGCGATCCGACTGGCCGCTCGAACGGTACGCACGGCAGCGTTCCGTCGGATCGGGGCCCATCTGCACTGGCCAAACGTGAAACGATGTTCAAACTTTGGTCCACCCGTGGATGGGTCGCAGGAGGAACCGTCGGATCGGTTTTTGGAGTGTATCCTCCGTACCTCGGCACTGACCGGGCATCATCCCGGTGGGACGGCAGCGATCGGGCTGCACAACGAGGCTGTGGTTGACAATCAGCTAAG AGTCAACGGAGTGAAAGGATTGCGAGTGGTGGATGCAAGCATTTTCCCCGCACCCGTGTCCGGTACGCCGAACTCGGTAGTGATTGCGGTGGCCGAGAAAGGGAGCGATATAATACTGCAAGGAGCTGGtgattaa
- the LOC120893974 gene encoding stress-associated endoplasmic reticulum protein 2, with the protein MAPQQRIRIANEKASKNITMRGNVPKSSKNTEEKYPVGPWLLALFIFVVCGSAIFQIIQSIRIA; encoded by the coding sequence ATGGCCCCGCAGCAGCGAATCCGCATTGCCAACGAGAAGGCCAGCAAGAACATCACGATGCGTGGCAACGTGCCCAAATCGTCCAAGAACACCGAGGAAAAGTACCCGGTCGGACCGTGGCTGCTGGCCCTGTTCATCTTTGTCGTGTGCGGCTCGGCGATATTCCAGATCATTCAGTCGATTCGCATAGCATaa
- the LOC120893973 gene encoding 40S ribosomal protein S23 produces the protein MGKPRGIRTARKHIRHRRDQRWADKDYKKAHLGTRWKSNPFAGASHAKGIVLEKVGVEAKQPNSAIRKCVRVQLIKNGKKITAFVPRDGCLNYIEENDEVLVAGFGRKGHAVGDIPGVRFKVVKVANVSLLALYKEKKERPRS, from the coding sequence ATGGGTAAACCACGTGGAATTCGTACCGCTCGCAAACACATCCGCCACCGGCGCGACCAGCGCTGGGCGGACAAGGACTACAAGAAGGCCCATTTGGGCACCCGCTGGAAGTCCAACCCGTTCGCCGGAGCGTCCCACGCCAAGGGAATCGTGCTCGAGAAGGTGGGCGTCGAAGCCAAGCAGCCGAACTCCGCCATCCGCAAGTGCGTCCGTGTGCAGCTCATCAAGAACGGCAAGAAGATCACCGCGTTCGTGCCCCGGGACGGTTGCCTCAACTACATCGAGGAGAACGACGAGGTGCTGGTTGCCGGTTTCGGTCGTAAGGGTCACGCCGTCGGTGATATTCCCGGAGTCCGCTTCAAGGTGGTGAAGGTGGCCAACGTTTCGCTGTTGGCGCTGTacaaggagaagaaggagcGCCCGCGTTCGTAA
- the LOC120893972 gene encoding probable ribosome biogenesis protein RLP24, whose amino-acid sequence MRIETCFFCSNKIYPGHGMVFVRNDCKVFRFCRSKCRRAFNKKKNPRKIRWTKAYRKTNAKELTVDPSFEFEKRRNVPVKYDRELWNKTIEAVKKINEIKHRRECHFVMERLRKAREHEIHRDIVDVQKNISLIRSPAIGLKERRAKEEAQESALLMDVEDGEGEEEIQYVDARKLEKQLEESANLTDDEEMLRA is encoded by the exons ATGCGTATCGAGACGTGTTTCTTCTGCTCCAACAAAATCTATCCCGGCCATGGGATGGTTTTCGTGCGCAACGACTGCAAG GTGTTCCGATTCTGTCGGTCCAAGTGTCGCCGTGCGttcaacaaaaagaagaacccGCGCAAGATCCGCTGGACCAAGGCGTACCGCAAGACGAACGCGAAGGAGCTGACGGTCGACCCGAGCTTCGAGTTCGAGAAGCGGCGCAACGTCCCGGTCAAGTACGATCGCGAGCTGTGGAACAAGACGATCGAGGCGGTGAAGAAGATCAACGAAATCAAGCACCGGCGCGAGTGCCACTTCGTGATGGAGCGGCTGCGCAAGGCGCGCGAACACGAGATCCATCGCGACATTGTGGACGTGCAGAAGAACATTTCACTGATCCGCTCACCCGCCATCGGACTGAAGGAGCGGCGGGCGAAGGAGGAAGCACAGGAATCGGCCCTGCTCATGGATGTGGAGGACGGCGAGGGCGAGGAGGAGATCCAGTACGTCGATGCCCGCAAGCTGGAGAAACAGCTCGAAGAGTCGGCCAACCTTACGGATGATGAGGAAATGCTTCGCGCCTGA
- the LOC120896947 gene encoding E3 ubiquitin-protein ligase TRIM37-like isoform X2, with protein MASSSNRSDSRRHASSTASAHSSTIPGSSSASTSSSGAATTSYHRLMSLSPPDSPNATLSLSASSSSARDAPSHRHVLSHIYDIFKCTICFGRLEDPHLCPQCSKLYCYDCIGEWLDSGSSQSCPNCKIFLQLDQLVKVRWFDDIQQLQRSLVALTCGKPGEESIVAAADLCPKHRKRVNFYCSTCEQCVCEECATGGDGDAGQHRDHTFKALQVTYEQHVALLDGELEKVEHYRDKMSLLLDKIDRNVELIRLVKTAKHKELEAIMVAALNSLDRQEEQKLTKLRVHQFKLMTEIEKVNGKLQAMRYDMEFHSKPQLIQMKPKIVAACNAIRLPPIRDFQQICVPASLKIEIPHLFETGVFVVQNFSTFGDNKVVYSNEFSDCMGRTWRIMAWCVISEDHFGIYLELVHGSPCWMECTFQLIHLEPEKTISKTIRQYFDRTPQKGWGLRDFVTLQTILEENYLRLNDSIELLYNIRPCSPTETDHALDADESSSEH; from the exons ATGGCTAGCTCCAGCAATCGAAGCGACTCGCGCCGGCACGCATCCTCCACCGCTTCCGCCCATTCGAGCACCATTCCAGGCAGCTCTTCTGCCTCCACGTCCTCCTCCGGCGCTGCTACCACCTCCTACCACAGATTGATGAGCTTGTCGCCGCCCGACTCGCCCAACGCGACGCTGTCCCTGTCGGCCAGCAGCTCCTCGGCCCGGGACGCTCCCTCCCACCGGCACGTCCTTTCGCACATCTACGACATCTTCAAGTGTACGATCTGCTTCGGCCGGCTGGAGGATCCGCACCTGTGCCCCCAGTGCTCGAAGCTGTACTGCTACGACTGTATCGGCGAGTGGCTCGATTCGGGCAGCAGCCAGAGCTGCCCGAACTGCAAGATCTTCCTGCAGCTCGATCAGCTCGTGAAGGTGCGCTGGTTCGACGAcatccagcagctgcagcgcaGCCTGGTTGCGCTGACCTGCGGCAAGCCAGGGGAGGAAAGCATCGTGGCCGCGGCCGACCTCTGTCCGAAGCATCGCAAGCGGGTGAACTTCTACTGCTCCACCTGCGagcagtgcgtgtgtgaggAGTGCGCGACCGGCGGGGACGGCGATGCGGGACAGCACCGGGACCACACGTTCAAGGCGCTGCAGGTGACGTACGAGCAGCACGTGGCCCTGCTGGACGGCGAGCTGGAGAAGGTGGAGCACTACCGGGACAAgatgtcgctgctgctggacaaGATCGACCGGAACGTGGAGCTGATCCGGCTGGTGAAGACCGCCAAGCACAAGGAGCTGGAGGCGATCATGGTCGCCGCACTGAACAGCCTCGACCGGCAGGAGGAGCAAAAGCTGACCAAGCTGCGCGTCCACCAGTTCAAACTGATGACCGAGATCGAGAAGGTGAACGGGAAGCTGCAGGCGATGCGCTACGACATGGAGTTCCACAGCAAGCCGCAGCTGATACAGATGAAGCCGAAGATTGTGGCCGCCTGCAACGCGATCCGGCTGCCGCCGATCCGCGACTTTCAGCAGATCTGCGTGCCGGCCAGCCTGAAGAT TGAAATTCCGCACCTGTTCGAGACGGGCGTCTTTGTGGTGCAGAACTTTTCCACCTTCGGCGACAACAAGGTGGTGTACTCGAACGAGTTTTCCGACTGCATGGGGCGCACCTGGCGCATCATGGCGTGGTGCGTCATATCGGAGGATCACTTCGGCATCTATCTGGAGCTGGTGCACGGCAGTCCCTGCTG GATGGAGTGTACCTTCCAGCTGATACACCTCGAGCCGGAGAAGACGATCAGCAAGACGATCCGCCAGTACTTCGACCGGACGCCCCAGAAGGGCTGGGGTTTGCGGGACTTTGTCACGCTGCAAACGATACTGGAGGAAAACTATCTGCGGCTGAACGATTCGATCGAGCTGCTGTACAACATACGGCCCTGCTCGCCGACCGAGACGGACCATGCGCTGGATGCAGACGAATCGTCGAGCGAACATTGA
- the LOC120896947 gene encoding E3 ubiquitin-protein ligase TRIM37-like isoform X1 — MHRSLVQDLSLVGMASSSNRSDSRRHASSTASAHSSTIPGSSSASTSSSGAATTSYHRLMSLSPPDSPNATLSLSASSSSARDAPSHRHVLSHIYDIFKCTICFGRLEDPHLCPQCSKLYCYDCIGEWLDSGSSQSCPNCKIFLQLDQLVKVRWFDDIQQLQRSLVALTCGKPGEESIVAAADLCPKHRKRVNFYCSTCEQCVCEECATGGDGDAGQHRDHTFKALQVTYEQHVALLDGELEKVEHYRDKMSLLLDKIDRNVELIRLVKTAKHKELEAIMVAALNSLDRQEEQKLTKLRVHQFKLMTEIEKVNGKLQAMRYDMEFHSKPQLIQMKPKIVAACNAIRLPPIRDFQQICVPASLKIEIPHLFETGVFVVQNFSTFGDNKVVYSNEFSDCMGRTWRIMAWCVISEDHFGIYLELVHGSPCWMECTFQLIHLEPEKTISKTIRQYFDRTPQKGWGLRDFVTLQTILEENYLRLNDSIELLYNIRPCSPTETDHALDADESSSEH, encoded by the exons ATGCATCGTTCGCTAGTCCA AGATTTATCCCTCGTCGGTATGGCTAGCTCCAGCAATCGAAGCGACTCGCGCCGGCACGCATCCTCCACCGCTTCCGCCCATTCGAGCACCATTCCAGGCAGCTCTTCTGCCTCCACGTCCTCCTCCGGCGCTGCTACCACCTCCTACCACAGATTGATGAGCTTGTCGCCGCCCGACTCGCCCAACGCGACGCTGTCCCTGTCGGCCAGCAGCTCCTCGGCCCGGGACGCTCCCTCCCACCGGCACGTCCTTTCGCACATCTACGACATCTTCAAGTGTACGATCTGCTTCGGCCGGCTGGAGGATCCGCACCTGTGCCCCCAGTGCTCGAAGCTGTACTGCTACGACTGTATCGGCGAGTGGCTCGATTCGGGCAGCAGCCAGAGCTGCCCGAACTGCAAGATCTTCCTGCAGCTCGATCAGCTCGTGAAGGTGCGCTGGTTCGACGAcatccagcagctgcagcgcaGCCTGGTTGCGCTGACCTGCGGCAAGCCAGGGGAGGAAAGCATCGTGGCCGCGGCCGACCTCTGTCCGAAGCATCGCAAGCGGGTGAACTTCTACTGCTCCACCTGCGagcagtgcgtgtgtgaggAGTGCGCGACCGGCGGGGACGGCGATGCGGGACAGCACCGGGACCACACGTTCAAGGCGCTGCAGGTGACGTACGAGCAGCACGTGGCCCTGCTGGACGGCGAGCTGGAGAAGGTGGAGCACTACCGGGACAAgatgtcgctgctgctggacaaGATCGACCGGAACGTGGAGCTGATCCGGCTGGTGAAGACCGCCAAGCACAAGGAGCTGGAGGCGATCATGGTCGCCGCACTGAACAGCCTCGACCGGCAGGAGGAGCAAAAGCTGACCAAGCTGCGCGTCCACCAGTTCAAACTGATGACCGAGATCGAGAAGGTGAACGGGAAGCTGCAGGCGATGCGCTACGACATGGAGTTCCACAGCAAGCCGCAGCTGATACAGATGAAGCCGAAGATTGTGGCCGCCTGCAACGCGATCCGGCTGCCGCCGATCCGCGACTTTCAGCAGATCTGCGTGCCGGCCAGCCTGAAGAT TGAAATTCCGCACCTGTTCGAGACGGGCGTCTTTGTGGTGCAGAACTTTTCCACCTTCGGCGACAACAAGGTGGTGTACTCGAACGAGTTTTCCGACTGCATGGGGCGCACCTGGCGCATCATGGCGTGGTGCGTCATATCGGAGGATCACTTCGGCATCTATCTGGAGCTGGTGCACGGCAGTCCCTGCTG GATGGAGTGTACCTTCCAGCTGATACACCTCGAGCCGGAGAAGACGATCAGCAAGACGATCCGCCAGTACTTCGACCGGACGCCCCAGAAGGGCTGGGGTTTGCGGGACTTTGTCACGCTGCAAACGATACTGGAGGAAAACTATCTGCGGCTGAACGATTCGATCGAGCTGCTGTACAACATACGGCCCTGCTCGCCGACCGAGACGGACCATGCGCTGGATGCAGACGAATCGTCGAGCGAACATTGA